Proteins from a genomic interval of Pseudomonas paeninsulae:
- a CDS encoding peptidylprolyl isomerase, translating into MAKAMARHILVKTEAEAAALKKRIAAGEAFDLLARQYSTCPSGKRGGDLGEVRPGQMVRAIDQVIFKKPLREVHGPVKSQFGYHLVQVFYRD; encoded by the coding sequence ATGGCAAAAGCAATGGCCCGCCATATTCTGGTGAAAACCGAAGCAGAAGCCGCGGCACTGAAGAAGCGCATCGCCGCCGGCGAGGCCTTCGATCTGCTCGCACGGCAGTACTCCACCTGCCCGTCCGGCAAGCGCGGCGGCGATCTCGGCGAAGTGCGCCCCGGACAGATGGTCCGAGCGATCGATCAGGTCATCTTCAAGAAACCCCTGCGTGAGGTGCATGGCCCGGTGAAGAGCCAGTTCGGCTATCACTTGGTACAGGTGTTCTACCGCGACTGA